ACCGAAGGCCGGGGCGGCCATCGAGAGAACGGCGACGACCAGGGCAAGAACGCTTGTCGGCAGGGCAAGATCGCTGACCTTGACGCCCTTGCAACGACGACACCGATAGACCCGGCGGCGGCGAACGTATGCGAGATCCGGGCGGGGCGGCACCTCGTCGGCGTCCATCGGGCCGCCGCACCGAACACACCTGTCATCCAGCGCATTCCCGGATTCGGAAGGCCGTGCGGAACGAGCCTCGGAGCGCGCATTGGAAGCGGAAGACTTGCGTTCAACCATGGTTCCCTATAAGGTAAGCGGCGCAAATGTCGCCGGAACGCCGGAGCAGCTCCACCCGCTCCCGCGCCGACCTCGCCCTCGCCGAAGGGCGTACACTCGAAATGGAAACTAGTGGCGAAAGAAGCAATAGCGATCGAAGGAACCGTAAAGGAGGTGTTGCCAAACGCGACCTTCCGAGTTCTGCTCGAGAACGGACACGAGATCCTGACCTACCTCTCCGGCAAGATGCGGCAGAATTACATCCGCGTCCTGGAGGGCGATCGGGTCAAGTGCGAACTCTCTCCTTACGATCTTTCACGCGGTCGCATCACGTACCGCTACAAGTAGCCGTCGAGGGCGAACCGCCCCTAACCCGGACCGCCCGAAACCCGGGATTCCCGGGGTGCGTACCATGCGGACATCCCGGCGACGTCGACCCCGGCGGCGCCGAACCCCTCCTCCCGCACTTACGGAGCTCCTGAATGCGCAACTTCGCCTACGCAGCCATGGGCGGCGCCGTCGTTCTCCTGGCGCTCAAGCTGCTCGCGCCTCTGGTCCTGCCCATCTTCGGCATACTCTTCGGCATCTTCGCCACCTTCCTCAAGGTCGCCCTCATCGGCGCCGGCGTCTGGCTCCTCTGGAGGTTCATGAAGAGCCAGAAGAAAGGCGACTGCTGCTGACGGTTCCGGCCGGGCCTCAAGGGCCGGTCCCGCGAAACGGTCGGCGGCGGCTTCTCGCCGCGACCTCCATCTCCGGCGGCGGCTTCAGTCCTTCATTCCGGTGTTCGGATTC
The DNA window shown above is from Gemmatimonadota bacterium and carries:
- the infA gene encoding translation initiation factor IF-1, which encodes MAKEAIAIEGTVKEVLPNATFRVLLENGHEILTYLSGKMRQNYIRVLEGDRVKCELSPYDLSRGRITYRYK